From Arthrobacter sp. FW306-2-2C-D06B, a single genomic window includes:
- a CDS encoding alpha/beta hydrolase, with protein sequence MEFLYNLSLVDGPFYWTILGAGIAGSAFLLLLRRDRRWLLSIFVSLAVASGVVSVIHWLLVNVLTVFPEDLPFDVLAWSTLAFSALALFIFRLPGASWRGRSVAGVSFVAVLLLAALQINSYFGLNHTAADLFGHNVGRIPQLEEGFKRGSSRTLPVSLPDGGIVRRASIPGIESGFKAQDAFIYLPPAYQAADRSRLPVLVLFAGQPGRPADWLTGGLLEPAMNTFAARHGGVAPVVVVVDPNGSDTANTMCMDSRIARADTYLAIDVPRWINSTLEVSADPRKWAVGGFSFGATCAVQMTTLHPEIFPSFIAFSGEREPSLGPDRQRTIQTAFGGDSAAFDALTPLNLMKQRRYDGHAGFLAVGAADGEFVRYAAELAAAATTSGFDVRHAPVSGAGHSWAVAVQELPSAMEFLAPRWGLVQ encoded by the coding sequence GTGGAATTCCTGTACAACCTAAGCCTTGTTGACGGTCCGTTCTATTGGACCATCCTTGGCGCTGGAATTGCCGGGAGCGCATTCCTCCTGCTCCTGCGACGAGACCGTCGCTGGTTGCTCTCCATATTTGTGTCGCTTGCCGTCGCAAGTGGGGTTGTCTCGGTCATCCATTGGCTGCTCGTCAACGTCCTGACCGTATTCCCGGAGGATCTCCCCTTCGATGTGCTCGCCTGGTCGACACTTGCCTTCTCCGCATTGGCCCTCTTCATTTTTCGGCTCCCTGGTGCCTCATGGCGCGGCAGGAGCGTCGCAGGGGTCTCGTTCGTCGCGGTGCTGCTCCTCGCTGCCCTGCAGATCAACAGCTACTTCGGGCTTAACCACACGGCCGCTGATCTCTTCGGCCACAACGTGGGACGGATCCCGCAGCTTGAGGAGGGGTTCAAAAGGGGTTCTTCCCGAACTCTGCCGGTGTCACTGCCTGACGGGGGAATAGTCCGCAGGGCATCGATTCCCGGAATCGAATCCGGTTTCAAGGCCCAGGACGCTTTCATTTATCTACCACCGGCATACCAAGCCGCTGATCGCAGCCGACTTCCCGTGCTTGTCCTGTTTGCCGGCCAGCCCGGACGTCCCGCCGATTGGCTGACCGGAGGCCTGCTTGAACCGGCCATGAATACCTTCGCCGCCCGGCACGGAGGCGTGGCGCCCGTCGTCGTCGTGGTCGATCCAAACGGGTCAGATACCGCAAACACCATGTGCATGGATAGCCGGATCGCGCGTGCCGACACTTACCTCGCGATCGACGTTCCGCGCTGGATCAACTCGACGCTCGAGGTTTCCGCGGACCCAAGGAAGTGGGCGGTCGGCGGGTTCTCCTTCGGTGCAACCTGTGCCGTTCAGATGACCACGCTGCATCCGGAAATCTTCCCTTCCTTCATCGCCTTCTCGGGAGAGCGGGAGCCATCACTTGGCCCTGATCGCCAGCGGACCATCCAGACCGCATTTGGCGGGGACTCTGCCGCCTTCGACGCGCTCACGCCGTTGAACCTGATGAAACAGCGACGCTACGACGGCCATGCAGGCTTCCTCGCCGTCGGGGCCGCGGACGGCGAATTCGTCCGATACGCCGCCGAGCTGGCGGCAGCCGCCACCACTTCCGGGTTCGATGTCAGGCATGCTCCAGTTTCCGGAGCGGGCCATTCGTGGGCCGTGGCGGTGCAAGAGCTTCCTTCGGCAATGGAATTCCTAGCGCCCCGGTGGGGACTGGTCCAGTGA
- a CDS encoding bifunctional lysylphosphatidylglycerol flippase/synthetase MprF produces MVATLARAILGNVAAHIGAIPFTVIVLALYLLTPAIFDSDLGYGPDVLRHLSSVSGGGLKSGDWWSIWTSMSFAANPFDYVMCSLLLVVLLGSSERKLGWFRTAAGFFGGQFATVTAFLLVVQLAAYADDGWLGRMMDARTSGPLPATLFVSMAASGLLPTLWRRRLRATVVSVALLLVLYVGDPSAVMALTGSVLGLGAGLWLQLDHGIQPSHRATRRETRNLLSLMVAIFGVGPLVAGAVRSPAGPLALLREMVLNPVPTLNQLQANCGGTVDINCLQLGRQGYPGPAGVALAVVPALLLLICAVGMRQGRRLALKIAIGVQLGVVALSFAYLVLFASIPHFPGRGRTVVMGSAVFHLLTLALVPLILAVLLFLFRGNFVVGSRAPLRRKMAWLVGGTWLVLASGYTGAWLGSGGLEHDGGLLGLIAELARQYLPLPIPTAFGRVFAERSAAESILFAWSGIIFWLVAMGAVWTLLLKRQHGPGGDDPARLAARDLVKRGGESLSWMALWEPNKFWFTPGMDAGVAYQQHGNVALTLAGPFGDPAQATAATEGFLDYCAHHALVPCLYSCTEELWPMLRSTGFRRIAVAQETRISIRDLEFTGKAWQNVRTAKNRALKAGIEARWGRYWEFPQHIRSQLGEVSEEWAARKKVPEMGFTLGSLDELMDDEVLCCIAVDGKGFVYGVTSWLPVFRDGQVISWTLDFMRRRSDAFPGIMEFMIASAVYELRQGVEVISLSGSPLAGETEEFSGGEAGLEGILDLVGRTLEPVYGFRSLARFKSKFQPEYRTLYMYYQDSLEIPAIGAALSRAYLPGLSVRQTARLLRTLVA; encoded by the coding sequence ATGGTGGCCACCCTGGCCCGGGCGATCCTGGGCAACGTGGCCGCCCATATTGGCGCGATCCCCTTCACAGTGATTGTGCTCGCGCTGTACCTTCTCACTCCGGCGATCTTCGACTCCGATCTCGGGTACGGCCCTGACGTGTTGCGGCATCTTTCGAGCGTGAGCGGTGGAGGACTGAAGTCGGGGGACTGGTGGTCCATCTGGACCTCGATGTCTTTTGCCGCCAACCCTTTCGACTACGTCATGTGCTCGTTGTTGTTGGTCGTGTTGCTGGGTTCTTCAGAGCGCAAACTGGGGTGGTTCCGCACAGCGGCGGGCTTCTTTGGCGGGCAGTTTGCCACGGTCACCGCCTTTTTGCTGGTGGTCCAGTTGGCAGCCTATGCCGACGACGGCTGGCTGGGCCGGATGATGGATGCAAGGACCTCCGGGCCCCTTCCGGCGACCCTCTTCGTCTCGATGGCGGCCAGTGGCCTTCTACCGACTCTGTGGCGTCGGCGCCTGAGGGCGACCGTCGTGTCCGTGGCGCTTCTCTTGGTCCTGTACGTTGGCGACCCCTCGGCTGTCATGGCCCTGACTGGTTCGGTGCTCGGCCTGGGGGCCGGTCTGTGGCTCCAGCTCGACCACGGAATCCAGCCGAGCCACCGGGCGACCAGGCGTGAAACGCGAAACCTGCTGTCCCTCATGGTGGCGATTTTCGGCGTCGGGCCCTTGGTGGCGGGTGCGGTGAGGAGCCCCGCGGGGCCGCTGGCGTTGCTCCGCGAAATGGTCCTGAACCCTGTTCCCACGCTCAACCAATTGCAGGCGAACTGCGGTGGAACCGTGGACATCAACTGCCTTCAACTTGGACGCCAGGGCTATCCCGGGCCCGCCGGCGTCGCCCTCGCGGTTGTACCCGCGTTGCTTCTCCTGATCTGTGCGGTGGGCATGCGCCAAGGAAGGCGCTTGGCCCTGAAAATCGCCATAGGCGTGCAACTTGGCGTGGTGGCGCTGTCCTTTGCCTACCTGGTGCTGTTTGCCAGCATTCCGCATTTTCCAGGACGGGGCCGTACCGTCGTCATGGGTTCCGCGGTGTTCCATCTCCTGACCCTCGCCCTGGTTCCTCTGATCCTGGCAGTTCTGCTTTTCCTGTTCCGGGGCAACTTTGTGGTGGGATCGAGGGCGCCGCTCCGCCGGAAGATGGCCTGGCTGGTTGGTGGTACGTGGCTCGTTTTGGCGAGTGGCTACACCGGGGCCTGGCTCGGCTCGGGCGGTTTGGAGCATGACGGCGGCCTCCTGGGCCTCATTGCGGAACTCGCCCGACAGTATCTTCCCTTGCCCATACCCACGGCTTTCGGCCGCGTGTTCGCAGAGCGAAGCGCCGCCGAGTCGATATTGTTCGCGTGGTCGGGGATTATCTTCTGGCTTGTGGCCATGGGCGCGGTGTGGACGCTCCTTCTCAAACGGCAGCACGGCCCCGGCGGTGACGATCCGGCTCGGTTGGCGGCCAGGGATTTGGTCAAGCGCGGCGGGGAGTCCCTGTCGTGGATGGCGTTATGGGAGCCGAACAAGTTCTGGTTCACTCCCGGAATGGACGCCGGTGTTGCCTACCAGCAGCACGGAAACGTCGCACTCACCCTCGCCGGTCCGTTCGGTGATCCCGCACAAGCCACTGCCGCGACCGAGGGATTCCTGGACTACTGCGCACACCATGCATTGGTGCCGTGCCTCTATTCCTGCACTGAGGAATTGTGGCCGATGCTCCGATCCACGGGATTTCGCCGAATTGCGGTCGCCCAGGAAACCCGGATATCCATCCGCGACCTTGAGTTCACGGGCAAAGCGTGGCAAAACGTCCGCACGGCCAAGAACCGTGCACTGAAGGCCGGGATTGAAGCCCGGTGGGGGCGCTATTGGGAGTTCCCGCAACACATACGCTCCCAACTCGGTGAAGTGTCGGAAGAGTGGGCGGCCAGGAAAAAGGTTCCTGAAATGGGCTTTACCTTGGGTTCCCTCGACGAGCTGATGGACGATGAGGTGCTTTGCTGCATAGCCGTCGACGGCAAAGGGTTTGTCTACGGTGTCACCAGCTGGCTTCCGGTGTTCCGTGACGGCCAAGTGATCAGTTGGACATTGGACTTCATGCGCCGACGCAGCGACGCCTTCCCCGGCATCATGGAATTCATGATTGCCTCGGCGGTCTACGAGTTGCGACAGGGAGTGGAGGTCATTTCCCTCTCGGGCTCGCCTTTGGCCGGGGAGACCGAGGAATTCTCCGGCGGGGAAGCCGGCTTGGAGGGCATTCTCGACCTCGTTGGCAGGACCTTGGAGCCAGTTTACGGATTCCGCTCTTTGGCCCGCTTCAAATCGAAGTTCCAGCCGGAGTACAGGACTTTATATATGTACTACCAAGACAGCCTGGAGATTCCCGCGATCGGCGCCGCGCTAAGCCGGGCATACTTGCCGGGGCTGTCCGTCCGGCAAACCGCCAGGCTTCTCCGCACACTCGTTGCCTGA
- a CDS encoding F0F1 ATP synthase subunit gamma codes for MGAQIRVYRQKISSTTSMRKIFKAMELIATSRIGKARARVAASTPYANAITRAVSAVASQSEIDHPLVTEPEQIRRAAVLVITSDRGLAGSYSASVLKKAEGLNELLRAEGKEVKTYLVGRKAQAYFDFRSRSYSRVWTGGTDAPEFETAKEVGAALLEEFANDFAEGGVDEIHVVYTRFKSMVTQEPTVVRLLPLEVEEQAVTESELLPLYEFEPESEQVLDALLPRYIESRIFAAMLQAAASELAARQRAMKSAGDNATELIKKYTRLRNTARQAEITQELSEIVAGADALSA; via the coding sequence ATGGGAGCCCAGATCCGGGTCTACCGCCAGAAGATCAGCTCGACGACGTCGATGCGCAAGATCTTCAAGGCGATGGAACTGATCGCTACCTCGCGCATCGGTAAGGCCCGCGCCCGCGTTGCAGCTTCGACGCCCTACGCAAACGCGATTACCCGTGCTGTTTCTGCTGTCGCAAGCCAGAGCGAAATCGATCACCCGCTAGTCACCGAGCCGGAGCAGATCCGCCGTGCCGCAGTCCTGGTTATCACCTCGGACCGTGGCCTGGCTGGTTCTTACTCCGCGAGCGTGCTCAAGAAGGCTGAAGGTCTCAACGAGCTTCTCCGGGCAGAGGGCAAGGAAGTCAAGACTTACCTGGTCGGCCGCAAGGCCCAGGCATACTTCGACTTCCGGAGCCGTTCGTACTCCCGCGTGTGGACCGGCGGAACCGACGCACCGGAATTCGAGACCGCCAAGGAGGTCGGCGCCGCTCTTCTCGAAGAGTTCGCCAACGATTTCGCTGAGGGTGGCGTGGATGAAATCCACGTCGTTTACACCCGCTTCAAGTCGATGGTGACGCAGGAGCCCACGGTTGTCCGTCTGCTGCCTCTCGAAGTTGAAGAGCAAGCGGTCACTGAGTCCGAGCTTTTGCCGCTGTACGAGTTCGAACCGGAATCGGAGCAGGTGCTTGACGCACTGCTTCCGCGTTACATCGAGTCCCGCATCTTCGCGGCAATGTTGCAGGCAGCAGCTTCCGAGCTCGCCGCCCGTCAGCGCGCCATGAAGTCGGCAGGTGACAACGCGACCGAATTGATCAAGAAGTACACGCGTCTGCGCAACACGGCCCGCCAGGCTGAGATCACGCAGGAGCTTTCCGAAATCGTGGCCGGCGCCGACGCCCTGAGCGCGTAG
- the atpD gene encoding F0F1 ATP synthase subunit beta: MTATATEHAAATAGATGRIARVIGPVVDVEFPADAIPSIYNALTTEVTLNGETKTITFETSQHLGDNLVRAISLQATDGLVRGTSVQDSGSPISVPVGDGVKGHIFNVLGKPLDVDESEINADAYWPIHRKAPAFASLEGSTEMLETGIKVIDLLTPYIKGGKIGLFGGAGVGKTVLIQEMITRVARNFGGTSVFAGVGERTREGNDLWVEMEEAGVLKDTALVFGQMDEPPGTRLRVALSALTMAEYFRDVQNQDVLLFIDNIFRFTQAGSEVSTLLGRMPSAVGYQPNLADEMGLLQERITSTKGHSITSMQAIYVPADDYTDPAPATTFAHLDATTELSREIASRGLYPAVDPLTSTSRILDPQYIGKDHYNTAVRVKQILQKNKELQDIIAILGVDELSEEDKIVVSRARRIQQFLSQNTYTAKQFTGVEGSTVSIKDTVEGFTAICDGELDHIAEQAFFNVGGLDDVERQWAKIQEQTK; this comes from the coding sequence ATGACTGCCACCGCTACCGAGCACGCAGCCGCAACGGCCGGCGCCACCGGCCGCATTGCCCGCGTCATCGGCCCGGTTGTCGACGTCGAATTTCCGGCTGACGCAATCCCGTCGATCTACAACGCACTCACCACCGAGGTAACCCTCAACGGTGAGACCAAGACCATCACGTTCGAGACCTCCCAGCACCTGGGTGACAACCTCGTCCGTGCCATCTCCCTGCAGGCCACCGACGGACTCGTCCGCGGCACCTCCGTGCAGGACTCCGGCTCCCCGATCTCCGTGCCTGTCGGCGACGGCGTCAAGGGCCACATCTTCAACGTCCTCGGAAAGCCGCTGGATGTTGACGAGTCCGAGATCAATGCGGACGCTTACTGGCCGATCCACCGCAAGGCTCCGGCCTTCGCATCCCTCGAGGGCTCCACGGAGATGCTCGAGACCGGCATCAAGGTCATCGACCTTCTCACCCCGTACATCAAGGGTGGAAAGATCGGTCTGTTCGGTGGCGCCGGTGTCGGCAAGACCGTTCTGATCCAGGAAATGATCACCCGCGTCGCCCGCAACTTCGGTGGTACTTCGGTATTCGCCGGTGTCGGCGAGCGTACTCGTGAGGGCAACGACCTCTGGGTTGAAATGGAAGAGGCAGGCGTCCTCAAGGACACCGCCCTTGTATTCGGCCAGATGGACGAACCGCCGGGAACGCGTCTGCGTGTGGCACTGTCCGCCCTGACCATGGCGGAGTACTTCCGCGATGTGCAGAACCAGGACGTGTTGCTCTTCATCGACAACATCTTCCGCTTCACCCAGGCCGGTTCCGAGGTCTCCACCCTGCTCGGCCGCATGCCGTCCGCAGTTGGTTACCAGCCGAACCTTGCCGACGAGATGGGCCTCCTGCAGGAGCGCATCACCTCGACCAAGGGCCACTCGATCACGTCGATGCAGGCCATCTACGTGCCTGCTGACGACTACACCGACCCGGCTCCGGCAACGACCTTCGCTCACCTCGACGCGACCACGGAACTTTCCCGTGAAATCGCCTCCCGTGGTCTGTACCCGGCCGTTGACCCGCTGACGTCGACGTCCCGCATCCTGGACCCGCAGTACATCGGCAAGGACCACTACAACACGGCCGTCCGTGTGAAGCAGATCCTGCAGAAGAACAAGGAACTCCAGGACATCATCGCCATCCTCGGCGTTGACGAACTGTCCGAAGAAGACAAGATCGTCGTGTCGCGTGCACGCCGCATCCAGCAGTTCCTGTCCCAGAACACCTACACCGCCAAGCAGTTCACCGGCGTCGAGGGTTCCACCGTGTCCATCAAGGACACCGTGGAAGGCTTCACGGCGATTTGCGACGGCGAGCTGGACCACATCGCAGAGCAGGCGTTCTTCAACGTCGGCGGCTTGGATGACGTCGAGCGCCAGTGGGCCAAGATCCAGGAACAGACCAAGTAG
- a CDS encoding DUF2550 domain-containing protein translates to MDDSAIPFIALATAFTLLVFTLCLVGVRRFNLRRALGTVDASICMAGNSWRMGVCRYQDSELEWFRLLSLSFRPKHSFRRSSLELMGRRKPTEEERTRLQPGVVVVELQHEGQSFMLAMRFDAYAGLSSWLEAGPVVGVGTWR, encoded by the coding sequence ATGGACGATTCTGCTATTCCGTTCATCGCCTTGGCAACGGCGTTTACGTTGCTGGTTTTTACACTGTGCCTCGTCGGGGTGCGCCGCTTCAATTTGCGGCGCGCCCTGGGCACAGTCGACGCCTCCATTTGCATGGCTGGAAACAGCTGGCGGATGGGGGTTTGTCGTTATCAGGACTCGGAGCTTGAGTGGTTCCGCCTCCTTTCGCTCAGCTTCCGCCCGAAACACAGCTTCCGCCGCAGCTCCTTGGAGCTCATGGGTCGTCGGAAGCCCACGGAGGAAGAACGGACAAGACTTCAGCCCGGGGTGGTGGTAGTCGAACTCCAGCATGAAGGCCAGTCGTTCATGCTGGCAATGAGATTTGATGCCTACGCCGGGTTGTCGTCCTGGCTGGAGGCCGGCCCTGTGGTGGGCGTCGGCACCTGGCGCTGA
- a CDS encoding F0F1 ATP synthase subunit epsilon, which yields MAELEVEIVAADHFVWSGAAKMVKARTSDGEIGILPGHSPLLAILAAGELAIEPVTGDRLAVVVDGGFFSVDNNRVVIVADNAQLGDSATAGIR from the coding sequence ATGGCTGAGCTCGAGGTTGAGATTGTCGCAGCGGACCACTTTGTGTGGTCCGGTGCGGCCAAGATGGTCAAGGCCCGCACCAGCGATGGTGAAATCGGGATCCTGCCGGGCCACTCGCCGCTCCTCGCCATTCTGGCCGCGGGCGAGCTGGCCATCGAGCCGGTTACCGGAGACCGCCTTGCAGTAGTTGTGGACGGCGGATTCTTCTCCGTCGACAACAACCGCGTGGTGATCGTCGCTGACAACGCCCAGCTGGGCGATTCAGCTACTGCGGGGATCCGATAG